Below is a genomic region from Sulfitobacter sp. OXR-159.
AGGCTGCTAAGGCCGATTAAAGTGGCGGTTGCAAATTGTTTGGCGGATGTCACGGGCAGGCTCCTTTGGGCATGGGGGCTTGGAACAAGACATAGCCAGCAAGCGGCCCATTTCCAGCATTCCACTCGGCACACGCGAAAAGCCGCCCGCGCAGACCGCGTGATAAATCGCCTTTTCTTTTTCGAAACCACGACCTAACGTTCGATCAGAACGAGAGTTCAACTAAGGGAGAGTACCAAATGAAAAAAATATTGATGGCCACAACGGCCGTAGCTTTGCTCGCCACCGGCGCGCATGCAGAAGACACAAAAATCGGCATTCTGCTGGGCTTCACCGGCCCGCTGGAATCGCTGGCCAATGACATGGCCGCCGGTGCTGAACTGGCGATTTCCGAAGTTAACGAGAGCGGCATGTTCCTCGACGGGGCCACCGTTTCGTCCGAGCGTGGCGACACCGGCTGCATCGACGCGGGCCTTGCCGTGGCATCGGCTGAGCGTCTGATCACCTCCGACCGCGTGAGCGGCATCGTGGGCGGCATGTGCTCGGGCGAGACGACAGCCTCGCTGCAGAACGTCGCCATTCCGAACGGCATCGTGATGATCTCGCCATCGGCGACTTCGCCTGCTCTGTCGACCGTCGAAGACAACGGCCTGTTCTTCCGCACATCGCCGTCGGACGCGCGTCAGGGTCAGGTCATGGCCGACATCTTGAACGACCGTGGCATCAAAGAAGTCGCCGTCACCTATACCAACAACGACTATGGTAAAGGTCTGGCCGACAGCTTTGAAACCGCGTTTAAGGAATCCGGCGGCACTGTCACCATCAACACATCGCATGAAGACGGCAAAGCGGACTATTCCGCCGAAGTCGGCGCGCTGGCCTCTGCCGGTGGTGAAGTGCTGATCGTGGCCGGATACGTCGACCAAGGCGGTGCGGGCATCGTGAACGGCGCGCTCGACGCAGGCGCGTTCGACACCTTCATGTTCCCCGACGGCATGGTTTCCGACACGCTGGAAGAAAAATTCGCCGAGATCGCGGATGGCTCTTTCGGTCAGAATCCAAGCGCCTCTGGCGAAGGCCCCGACAACTACAAGAAGATGGGCGAAGAAGCCGGTTTCGAGCCGACCAACGCCTTCTCCCCCGAAGCCTATGACGCGGCGGCTCTGATGCTGCTGGCGATGCAGGCCGCAGGGTCCAACGATCCGGCGATGTACAAAGAAAAAGTGATGGAAGTCGCCAACGCACCGGGCGAAAAAATCCTGCCGGGTGAGCTGGGCAAAGCGCTGCAGATCATCAAAGACGGCGGCGATGTCGACTATGTCGGTGCGTCGGCGGTTGAGCTGATCGGACCGGGCGAAAGCGCGGGCAGCTACCGTGAGATCGAAATGAAAGACGGTAAGATGGTGACGGTCGGCTACCGCTGATCTAAGCTTCGTGCGAAACACTTGCAGGGGCCCGGTCGCATCGCGATCGGGCCTTTTGCTTGGGAAATCGGCTTTTCTTCCGCGCGGGCAGCCAGTACAAAACGCCTATTGAGGACGTGGAAAACACGTCCCGTCTGGGAGGACAGGATGAAAAAGCAACAGATGGCCGTGCCGGTCAGGGCTCAGCGCATGTATCTTGCTGAGTGTGATTTCGGCAATGCTGCGCGATTTGCCTTTAACGAGGCAGCGGCAAGCTTTCTTCATAAAAGGACCGCAGCGGTCCCTTCCAAGAATCTCAGCAGACTGTAAACAGGTAAGGCAGCGCGGATATGCGCGGCCCACCGCAAGACGACCAATAAAAACCAGCCACAAGGTGGCGGACACGGGGATGGACATATGATCGTCGTAGACGACGTACACAAACACTTCGGCGGGTTTCACGCCGTCGACGGGGCAAGCCTGTCGATTGAAAAGGGATCGATCACCGGATTGATCGGCCCCAATGGCGCGGGGAAAACCACGCTGTTCAACGTTATCGCAGGCGTGCTGCAGCCCACTTCGGGCCGGGTGACCATGGACGGTGAAGACATCACTGGCCTGCCCCCGCATGAGCTGTTCCATAAAGGGCTGCTGCGCACCTTCCAGATTGCGCATGAATTTTCGTCGATGTCATGCCGTGAGAATCTGATGATGGTGCCGGGCAACCAGTCGGGCGAAACACTGTGGAACACATGGTTCGGCACCAAGCGCATCGCCGATGAGGAACGCGCGCTGAAAGCCAAGGCCGATGAGGTGCTTGAATTCCTGACCATCGAACATCTGGCCGAGCAAAAGGCCGGGCAGATTTCGGGCGGTCAGAAAAAGCTGCTGGAACTGGGCCGCACCATGATGGTGGATGCCAAGATCGTCTTTCTGGATGAGGTCGGCGCGGGTGTGAACCGGACGCTGCTCAACACCATCGGCGACGCCATCATCCGCCTGAACCAAGAACGCAATTACACATTCGTCGTCATCGAGCATGACATGGATTTCATTGGCCGCCTTTGTGACCCGGTGATCTGCATGGCCGAGGGTCACGTGCTTGCCGAAGGCACGTTGGATGAGATCAAGGCGAACGAGCAGGTGATCGAGGCCTATCTCGGCACCGGCCTGAAGAACAAGGACAAGGTAGGCGCATGAGCAATGATCCCTACGGCGACCGCGGCAACAAAGATTGGTCGGTCGGCAACGCAAAGGGCCAAGGCAGCATCATGCCCAAGGCCAGCGGCAAAACTCACCCCGCCCCCGGCGGCCCCTTTCTGATCGGCGACAGCATGACCGCCGGATACGGCGCGGGCCCCGACATTCTGCATGACTGCACCATCGCGGTGGATCGCGGCGAAATCGCCGTGATCGTCGGCCCCAATGGTGCGGGCAAATCCACTGGTATGAAGGCGGTCTTTGGCATGCTCGACATGCGCAAGGGCCATGTGCGGCTGGATGGGGAGGATATCACCAATCTCAGCCCGCAAGACCGGGTGGCCAAGGGCATGGGCTTTGTCCCCCAGACCTCAAACATCTTTACCTCGATGACGGTCGAAGAGAATCTAGAGATGGGGGCCTTCATCCGCCGTGACGATTTCCGCGATACGATGGCGCAGGTCTATGACCTCTTCCCGATCCTCAAGGAAAAGCGCAATCAGGCAGCGGGCGAACTGTCGGGCGGTCAACGCCAGCAGGTCGCCGTGGGCCGGGCGTTGATGACGCAGCCGAAGGTTCTGATGCTCGATGAGCCGACAGCGGGTGTCTCGCCCATCGTAATGGACGAACTCTTTGACCGGATCATCGAGGTTGCCCGCACCGGCATACCGATCCTGATGGTCGAACAGAACGCCCGTCAAGCGCTTGAGATCGCGGACAAGGGCTATGTGCTTGTGCAGGGGGCGAACGCCTTTACTGGCACCGGCAAAGAGCTTCTGGCCGATCCTGAAGTCCGCAAATCGTTTCTGGGGGGCTGAACATGGATCTGCTCAACGCAATTATTGCACTTTCGAACTATGTGCTCATTCCGGGCATCGCCTATGGCTCGCAGCTGGCGCTTGGCGCGCTTGGGGTGACGCTGGTCTACGGCATCCTGCGGTTTTCCAACTTCGCCCATGGCGACACGATGGCCATGGGAACCATGGCGACGATCCTGATAACATGGCTGTTCCAATCCATGGGCCTCAGCCTCGGCGTGCTGCCCACGGCGCTTCTGGCCCTGCCCTTCGGCATCGCCTTTGCCATGCTGCTGGTGCTGGGCACCGACAGGGTGGTCTATAAATTCTACCGCGAGCAAAAGGCCAAGCCGGTGATCCTTGTGATCGTCAGTCTTGGTGTGACCTTTATCTACAACGGCATCACCCGCTTCATCATCGGCGCGGACGATCAGAACTTCCTCGACGGGCAGCGCTTCATCATGTCGGCGCGGGATTTCAAAGAGATGACCGGCCTGCGCGAAGGTCTGGCCTTCAAGACGACCCAAGGCATCACCATCATCACCGCGATCATCGTTGTGGCCGTGCTGTTCTGGTTCCTC
It encodes:
- a CDS encoding ABC transporter ATP-binding protein, yielding MIVVDDVHKHFGGFHAVDGASLSIEKGSITGLIGPNGAGKTTLFNVIAGVLQPTSGRVTMDGEDITGLPPHELFHKGLLRTFQIAHEFSSMSCRENLMMVPGNQSGETLWNTWFGTKRIADEERALKAKADEVLEFLTIEHLAEQKAGQISGGQKKLLELGRTMMVDAKIVFLDEVGAGVNRTLLNTIGDAIIRLNQERNYTFVVIEHDMDFIGRLCDPVICMAEGHVLAEGTLDEIKANEQVIEAYLGTGLKNKDKVGA
- a CDS encoding ABC transporter substrate-binding protein, producing MKKILMATTAVALLATGAHAEDTKIGILLGFTGPLESLANDMAAGAELAISEVNESGMFLDGATVSSERGDTGCIDAGLAVASAERLITSDRVSGIVGGMCSGETTASLQNVAIPNGIVMISPSATSPALSTVEDNGLFFRTSPSDARQGQVMADILNDRGIKEVAVTYTNNDYGKGLADSFETAFKESGGTVTINTSHEDGKADYSAEVGALASAGGEVLIVAGYVDQGGAGIVNGALDAGAFDTFMFPDGMVSDTLEEKFAEIADGSFGQNPSASGEGPDNYKKMGEEAGFEPTNAFSPEAYDAAALMLLAMQAAGSNDPAMYKEKVMEVANAPGEKILPGELGKALQIIKDGGDVDYVGASAVELIGPGESAGSYREIEMKDGKMVTVGYR
- a CDS encoding ABC transporter ATP-binding protein; protein product: MSNDPYGDRGNKDWSVGNAKGQGSIMPKASGKTHPAPGGPFLIGDSMTAGYGAGPDILHDCTIAVDRGEIAVIVGPNGAGKSTGMKAVFGMLDMRKGHVRLDGEDITNLSPQDRVAKGMGFVPQTSNIFTSMTVEENLEMGAFIRRDDFRDTMAQVYDLFPILKEKRNQAAGELSGGQRQQVAVGRALMTQPKVLMLDEPTAGVSPIVMDELFDRIIEVARTGIPILMVEQNARQALEIADKGYVLVQGANAFTGTGKELLADPEVRKSFLGG
- a CDS encoding branched-chain amino acid ABC transporter permease, coding for MDLLNAIIALSNYVLIPGIAYGSQLALGALGVTLVYGILRFSNFAHGDTMAMGTMATILITWLFQSMGLSLGVLPTALLALPFGIAFAMLLVLGTDRVVYKFYREQKAKPVILVIVSLGVTFIYNGITRFIIGADDQNFLDGQRFIMSARDFKEMTGLREGLAFKTTQGITIITAIIVVAVLFWFLNKTRAGKSMRAYSDNEDLALLSGINPERVVMITWMIVAALATIAGTLYGLDKSFKPFTYFQLLLPIFAAAIVGGLGSPVGAIAGGFVIAFSEVTITYAWKKVLGYVMPDGMEPDGLVQLMSTDYKFAVSFVILLIVLLIKPTGLFKGKSV